The following proteins come from a genomic window of Gossypium raimondii isolate GPD5lz chromosome 5, ASM2569854v1, whole genome shotgun sequence:
- the LOC105769942 gene encoding uncharacterized protein LOC105769942 has translation MEKSGGGAAPSSSIESSGELQCVGKMEIVKPKPVGFLCGSIPVPTDNSFHAFNSALVPSSRPTLSAPRYRMLPMETDLNMPPLVTNFPEKVLPIGAVQKATGDIIWEDGAIASNLSRKCEALAVSGLVEYGDEIDVIAPTDILKQIFKIPYSKARLSIAVHRVGQTLILNTGPDVEEGEKLVRRHGNQAKCQDQSLFLNFAMHSVRMEACDCPPSHQAPLERQSDSSALPGGETPNFVEENDNISRKDGIKHHSEYSQVKQDGFFWGSKKGHRNKSRDPIKKAAHVGEKPRCSVQESEKHRRVGNNGFLRVLYWQFHNFRMLLGSDLLLFSNEKYAAVSLHLWDVTRQVTPLTWLEAWLDNVMASVPELAICYHQNGVVQGYELLKTDDIFLLKGIAEDGTPAFHPHVVQQNGLSVLRFLQENCKQDPGAYWLYKSAGEDVIQLFDLSVVSKNRSSGDCDDSSSSLPSLVHRGRSDSLFSLGTLLYRIAHRLSLSMATNNRAKCANFFKKCLEFLDEPDHLVVRAFAHEQFARLILNYDEELDLKSEYLPIECEVTAPDAGEESVDHDFSLIANYKLKEDETDFQDLASDVSAMMTLEANISAPNKLIASNTEFGSEEITLPSVHGDENYMVLNMASTSDDVVRPITDPISSKLAAVHHVSQAIKSLRWMRQLQTSQPELDNRDIGINGQLPSSMNFSVCACGDADCIEVCDIREWLPTSKLDHKLWKLVLLLGESYLALGQAYKEDGQLHHALKIVELACSVYGSMPRQLEDTRFISSIVKCSPASTKFSDRDEKKSSFISDIKEVKSNSADNCYVLEEFSSTYLFWANAWTLVGDVYVEFHVIKGKEISAQSQNKPSIRELKMSSEVVKELQRLTKKLGQYNQKCSSCSLVNCSCQSDRASSGNSASSSCGDTHAVSYSRKHGKRLRGKNVPNSLSRDNDDNNGRQKVKNRQVPDSGLFQHIGDGDNKVRASNSCTDEPGVNAVETTNSEKVEASFGINDKKPEGTIENEIASKEAHKLKDGGIFKYLRNRNTVVVDAEHNLSSALSCYEEAIKALGELPSGLADLQSLFKKKGWVCNELGRNRLALKELNKAELAFADAIDAFKEASDYTNVVYIYCNLGHGRRALAEEMVAKMEGLKMHEVFHIAYKQALETAKLEYSEALRYYGAAKSEMNAIAEEAFSDSESNLKNEVYTQFAHTYLRLGMLLAREDITAEVYENGALEELSMPCLGRARKDLRKYEVTANEAIREALSMYELLGGLRKQEAAYAYFQLACYQRDCCLKFLAPDHKKSGLLKGESGIHQRVKQYASLAERNWQKAIDFYGPQTHPTMYFTILIERSALSLSLSRSLHLKLMLDALSRLLEARYVSEAFADIFSTEYPELHAKYWSQLQTVLKKMLAVNLSVNSNKSSTETVSATTSNRSGDAGKLRELYKMSLKSTDIRQLHAMFSVWSSLSLIKNKNMNPVDVSS, from the exons ATGGAAAAATCAGGAGGAGGAGCAGCACCGTCGTCGTCGATAGAAAGTTCTGGAGAGCTCCAATGTGTAGGCAAAATGGAAATCGTAAAACCGAAGCCCGTCGGTTTTCTCTGTGGTTCGATCCCTGTTCCCACCGATAATTCCTTCCATGCTTTCAACTCCGCTCTCGTCCCATCTTCCCGCCCAAC ATTAAGTGCGCCGAGGTATCGGATGCTCCCGATGGAGACCGACTTAAACATGCCGCCGCTCGTTACTAATTTCCCCGAAAAAGTGCTTCCCATAGGGGCTGTACAGAAGGCTACTGGAG ATATAATATGGGAGGATGGTGCTATTGCATCTAATCTTAGTAGGAAATGCGAGGCACTAGCTGTGTCTGGTTTAGTGGAGTATGGGGATGAGATTGATGTGATCGCTCCAACTGATATTCTAaagcaaatattcaaaatacCATATTCTAAGGCTCGATTATCGATTGCTGTACACCGTGTTGGACAGACTCTAATTCTGAATACAGG gcctgatgttgaagaaggagaGAAATTGGTTAGAAGACATGGCAATCAAGCAAAATGTCAAGATCAATCTTTGTTTCTGAATTTTGCTATGCATTCAGTTAGAATGGAAGCCTGTGATTGTCCACCATCTCATCAAGCACCATTGGAGAGGCAATCAGATTCTTCTGCTCTTCCTGGGGGGGAGACGCCAAACTTTGTGGAAGAGAATGATAATATTTCTCGAAAAGATGGAATCAAGCACCATTCAGAGTACTCACAGGTTAAACAGGATGGGTTCTTTTGGGGAAGTAAGAAGGGTCACAGAAACAAGAGCCGTGATCCTATCAAGAAGGCTGCACATGTTGGTGAAAAGCCTAGATGCTCTGTGCAAGAGTCTGAAAAACATAGAAGAGTTGGGAATAATGGGTTCTTGAGAGTGTTATATTGGCAATTTCACAATTTCCGAATGCTTCTTGGCAGTGACTTGCTTCTGTTCAGTAATGAAAAGTATGCTGCTGTGAGCTTGCACTTGTGGGATGTTACACGACAG GTCACACCATTAACCTGGCTTGAAGCTTGGCTTGACAATGTCATGGCTAGTGTCCCTGAGTTGGCCATTTGTTATCACCAAAATGGTGTTGTCCAGGGGTACGAGCTTCTAAAGACAgatgatatatttttgttaaaaggCATTGCTGAAGATGGTACTCCTGCTTTTCATCCCCATGTTGTTCAGCAAAATGGACTTTCTGTTTTGAGGTTTCTTCAAGAGAACTGCAAGCAAGATCCTGGTGCTTACTGG CTATATAAAAGTGCTGGTGAAGATGTAATTCAACTTTTCGATCTTTCTGTCGTTTCCAAGAACCGTTCTTCTGGTGATTGTGATGATAGCTCTAGCTCTCTGCCTTCTCTAGTACATAGAGGGAGAAGTGATTCTTTATTTTCACTCGGAACGCTCCTGTACCGCATTGCTCACAGGCTTTCACTGTCAATG GCAACTAATAACAGGGCCAAGTGtgcaaattttttcaaaaaatgctTGGAGTTCCTGGATGAGCCAGATCATCTG GTTGTACGTGCATTTGCCCATGAACAATTTGCCAGGCTTATTCTGAATTATGATGAAGAATTAGATCTAAAATCTGAATATCTTCCAATTGAGTGTGAAGTTACGGCTCCTGATGCTGGTGAGGAATCTGTGGACCATGACTTCTCTCTCATTGCCAATTACAAACTAAAAGAGGATGAAACAGATTTTCAAGATCTAGCATCTGATGTTTCTGCCATGATGACTTTGGAGGCTAATATTTCTGCCCCTAACAAATTGATAGCATCTAATACAGAATTTGGAAGTGAAGAAATTACCTTGCCAAGTGTTCATGGTGATGAAAACTACATGGTACTCAACATGGCTTCTACATCTGATGATGTTGTTCGACCTATTACTGATCCAATCTCCTCTAAGCTAGCAGCAGTGCATCATGTGTCTCAAGCTATAAAATCTCTCAGATGGATGCGCCAGCTACAAACCTCTCAACCAGAGCTGGACAACCGGGATATTGGTATTAACGGTCAGCTACCTTCATCTATGAATTTTTCTGTTTGTGCTTGTGGTGATGCTGATTGCATTGAAGTTTGTGATATTCGAGAATGGCTTCCAACATCCAAACTGGACCACAAGTTGTGGAAACTTGTTCTTCTCCTTGGGGAATCATATTTGGCACTTGGACAAGCCTACAAGGAGGATGGTCAATTGCATCATGCTCTGAAGATAGTGGAATTAGCTTGCTCTGTTTATGGATCTATGCCTCGGCAACTTGAAGATACTAGATTTATTTCCTCTATAGTTAAATGCTCACCAGCCAGTACAAAGTTCAGTGACagagatgaaaagaaaagttcATTTATCAGCGACATAAAAGAAGTTAAATCCAACTCTGCTGATAACTGTTATGTTCTTGAGGAATTCTCATCAACATATCTGTTCTGGGCAAATGCATGGACACTAGTTGGAGATGTGTATGTTGAATTCCATGTAATTAAGGGTAAAGAGATCTCTGCACAATCACAGAATAAACCTTCTATCAGAGAGTTGAAAATGTCATCTGAAGTTGTGAAGGAACTGCAAAGGCTTACAAAAAAGCTGGGCCAGTATAATCAGAAATGTAGTTCGTGTTCCTTGGTGAATTGTAGCTGCCAAAGTGATAGGGCCAGCAGTGGTAATAGTGCAAGCAGCAGTTGTGGAGATACACATGCAGTAAGTTACAGCAGAAAACATGGCAAGAGATTGCGTGGTAAGAATGTTCCTAACTCACTCTCAAGGGACAATGACGATAATAATGGTCGTCAAAAAGTAAAGAATAGACAAGTTCCTGATAGTGGACTATTCCAGCACATTGGAGATGGTGACAACAAAGTAAGAGCTTCTAATTCTTGTACAGATGAACCTGGAGTAAATGCAGTGGAAACTACTAATTCTGAAAAGGTGGAGGCTTCGTTTGGAATTAATGACAAAAAGCCCGAAGGGACCATTGAAAACGAAATTGCTTCAAAGGAAGCTCACAAATTGAAAGATGGCGGCATATTCAAGTACCTTAGGAATAGGAATACTGTAGTAGTAGATGCAGAACACAATCTCTCCTCTGCCTTGAGCTGTTATGAAGAAGCAATAAAGGCTTTGGGTGAACTACCTTCTGGTTTAGCAGATCTGCAgtctttatttaaaaagaaaggatGGGTTTGTAATGAACTAGGTCGAAACAGGCTTGCGCTGAAAGAGTTAAACAAAGCTGAACTTGCATTTGCAGATGCAATAGATGCATTCAAAGAAGCTTCAGACTACACCAATGTAGTATATATATACTGTAATTTGGGTCATGGCAGACGTGCATTAGCTGAAGAGATGGTGGCAAAGATGGAAGGTCTGAAAATGCATGAAGTTTTCCATATTGCATACAAACAGGCTTTGGAAACTGCAAAACTGGAGTACAGTGAAGCACTCAGATATTACGGGGCAGCAAAGTCTGAAATGAATGCTATAGCGGAAGAGGCATTCTCTGACTCTGAGTCAAACTTGAAGAATGAAGTCTATACTCAGTTTGCTCATACATATCTGAGGCTTGGCATGCTTTTAGCGAGAGAAGATATAACTGCTGAGGTTTATGAAAATGGAGCTCTTGAAGAGTTATCTATGCCATGTCTTGGAAGAGCCAGGAAAGATCTCAGAAAGTATGAAGTAACTGCCAATGAGGCCATTAGAGAGGCATTGTCAATGTATGAATTACTGGGTGGATTACGCAAGCAGGAGGCTGCTTACGCTTATTTTCAGCTTGCTTGTTACCAAAGAGATTGCTGCTTGAAATTTTTGGCACCGGATCATAAGAAAAGTGGCTTGCTTAAGGGTGAGAGTGGCATTCACCAGAGGGTGAAGCAATATGCTTCATTGGCTGAGAGGAACTGGCAGAAGGCAATAGACTTTTATGGTCCTCAGACACATCCTACCATGTACTTTACTATTCTTATTGAGAGATCAGCTCTTTCATTAAGCCTCTCAAGATCATTGCATCTAAAGTTG ATGCTGGATGCATTGTCCCGCCTACTTGAAGCACGCTATGTATCGGAAGCATTCGCGGATATATTTAGTACAGAATACCCAGAATTGCACGCGAAGTATTGGAGTCAGTTGCAGACGGTTTTGAAGAAAATGCTGGCTGTGAATCTCTCtgtaaattcaaataaatcttcAACAGAGACTGTGTCAGCTACAACATCTAACAGGTCCGGAGATGCTGGAAAGCTCAGGGAGCTTTACAAAATGTCTTTGAAGTCAACTGACATTCGCCAATTACATGCAATGTTCAGCGTGTGGTCATCATTATCTCTAATCAAGAACAAAAACATGAACCCTGTCGATGTTTCATCTTAA
- the LOC105769943 gene encoding uncharacterized protein LOC105769943: MEELKSAVEEHMESMADLVQKLSSELRSGLRPAYDNFMGFFHAIDWKEPWLMCLLAFHVFLLIVIIFSRKNTNFQMCLFLLALLGVYFAELLNGFLGDNWKKFANQNYFDPSGLFLSVLWSGPLLIIAIIILINTLFSMCYLIVRWKKAELRHRARLARNKQD, from the exons ATGGAAGAGCTGAAATCAGCTGTGGAGGAGCACATGGAATCAATGGCGGATCTAGTTCAGAAGCTATCCTCGGAGCTTCGTTCGGGCCTCCGACCCGCCTATGATAACTTTATGGGCTTCTTCCATGCAATCGACTGGAAG GAGCCATGGTTAATGTGCTTACTGGCATTCCATGTTTTCTTATTGATAGTAATAATCTTCTCGAGGAAGAATACTAACTTCCAGATGTGTTTGTTCCTTCTGGCAT TGCTCGGTGTTTATTTTGCGGAGTTACTGAATGGATTCCTTGGTGACAACTGGAAGAAATTTGCAAACCAGAACTATTTTGATCCAAGTGGACTTTTTTTGTCAGTACTCTGGTCTGGTCCTCTTCTCATTATCGCAATCATCATCTTG ATAAATACTCTCTTTTCCATGTGTTACCTAATAGTTAGATGGAAAAAGGCAGAGCTCAGGCACCGTGCGAGGCTTGCTCGCAACAAGCAGGATTGA